In a single window of the Hydrogenobaculum sp. 3684 genome:
- a CDS encoding aminotransferase class IV, translating to MDNNIQYSQGLFETFIYNGDTPSLERHLKRLNNSSKELFDIELDLDNIKTTLNQYTKNTVLKLLVAYDETKIFYEKPKTYKVYIKNREKGPIPSVVSLTISPYKRHSKDITIYHKTTNYLLNTLAKRKAQEMGFFDGIFLNENDDIQECSSSNILFEKDGKYYSPYIQSGILFGITLQTLKDHINIEFLPIKAKDLKEFERAFILNSVIGVKSIKNIDHINYKIDQDLEHYLNSWVEKENS from the coding sequence ATGGACAACAACATCCAATACTCTCAGGGGCTTTTTGAAACTTTCATATACAACGGCGATACTCCGTCCTTAGAAAGGCATCTAAAACGATTAAACAACTCATCAAAAGAACTATTTGACATAGAACTTGATCTAGACAATATAAAAACTACATTAAACCAATATACCAAAAACACAGTTTTAAAGCTTTTAGTAGCTTATGATGAAACTAAGATTTTCTATGAAAAGCCAAAAACTTACAAAGTCTATATCAAAAACCGTGAAAAAGGACCTATTCCATCTGTAGTAAGCCTAACAATCTCACCCTATAAAAGACATAGTAAAGATATAACCATATACCACAAAACCACAAATTACCTTCTAAACACACTAGCAAAAAGAAAAGCCCAAGAGATGGGATTTTTTGACGGGATATTTTTAAATGAAAACGATGATATCCAAGAGTGCTCAAGCTCAAACATACTATTTGAAAAAGATGGCAAATACTACAGTCCTTATATTCAAAGCGGTATTTTGTTTGGTATAACCCTTCAAACGCTAAAAGACCATATAAATATAGAGTTTTTACCAATAAAAGCAAAAGACCTAAAAGAGTTTGAAAGAGCTTTTATATTAAACTCTGTAATCGGTGTAAAATCTATAAAAAACATAGATCATATAAACTACAAAATAGACCAAGATTTGGAGCATTATTTAAATTCATGGGTAGAAAAAGAAAACTCATAA
- a CDS encoding chorismate-binding protein → MGRKRKLIIASGFLNKHNKLLYKANIKDIIYLDSLDQFEEDKYIHFLIIPFSKDKIIDIKISSFVRLRPIYTTSRFKLLDMTPKQDYINMLLKAKKHIENGDIYQINLAMKFDFELLSKEEALFWHFFRYQPVDFGFFFKDKDFYIISGSMELFIKKEKDIIISKPIKGTSKRKCELIKSQKDISENLMITDVMRNDFNKISNNVSCKKLFAISKHKTLYHMYSEVFGKTKEKPINIINQCLPVASISGAPKKMATYLIKTLEPFDRGYYCGVALLLKGKNMVSSVLIRTIVGNAKYFTYYAGSGITYDSNEEKEYAENLLKSKFFKLKNL, encoded by the coding sequence ATGGGTAGAAAAAGAAAACTCATAATAGCCTCTGGCTTTTTAAATAAGCACAATAAATTACTCTACAAAGCAAATATAAAAGATATAATATATTTGGATAGTTTAGATCAGTTTGAAGAAGACAAATATATACACTTTCTAATAATACCCTTTTCAAAAGATAAAATAATAGATATAAAGATATCTTCTTTTGTAAGGCTTAGACCCATTTACACAACATCTCGTTTTAAACTTCTTGATATGACACCAAAACAAGATTATATAAATATGCTACTAAAAGCCAAAAAACATATAGAAAATGGTGATATATACCAAATAAACTTAGCTATGAAGTTTGACTTTGAGCTTTTATCCAAAGAAGAAGCATTGTTTTGGCATTTTTTCAGATACCAGCCGGTGGATTTTGGATTTTTCTTTAAAGATAAAGATTTTTATATAATAAGTGGGTCTATGGAGCTTTTTATAAAAAAAGAAAAAGATATCATAATTTCAAAACCTATAAAGGGCACTTCAAAACGAAAATGTGAACTTATCAAAAGTCAAAAAGACATATCTGAAAATCTTATGATAACAGATGTTATGAGAAACGATTTTAACAAAATATCAAACAATGTCAGCTGTAAAAAACTTTTTGCCATATCAAAACACAAAACCCTTTATCATATGTATTCTGAAGTATTTGGCAAAACCAAGGAAAAGCCTATAAATATAATAAATCAATGCTTGCCAGTGGCTTCCATAAGCGGTGCTCCAAAGAAAATGGCCACATATCTTATAAAAACACTAGAGCCTTTTGATAGAGGGTATTATTGCGGTGTGGCTTTGCTTTTAAAAGGTAAAAATATGGTTTCAAGTGTTTTGATAAGGACTATAGTAGGAAATGCGAAATATTTTACGTACTACGCTGGTTCTGGTATTACCTACGATTCAAATGAGGAAAAAGAATACGCTGAAAATCTTTTGAAATCAAAATTTTTTAAACTTAAAAACCTTTAA